A single genomic interval of Orcinus orca chromosome 19, mOrcOrc1.1, whole genome shotgun sequence harbors:
- the ORMDL3 gene encoding ORM1-like protein 3, translated as MNVGTAHSEVNPNTRVMNSRGIWLSYVLAIGLLHVVLLSIPFVSVPVVWTLTNLIHNMGMYIFLHTVKGTPFETPDQGKARLLTHWEQMDYGVQFTASRKFLTITPIVLYFLTSFYTKYDQIHFILNTVSLMSVLIPKLPQLHGVRIFGINKY; from the exons ATGAATGTGGGAACAGCACACAGCGAGGTGAACCCCAACACGCGGGTGATGAACAGCCGTGGCATCTGGCTGTCCTACGTGCTGGCCATCGGGCTCCTCCACGTCGTGCTGCTCAGCATTCCCTTTGTGAGCGTCCCCGTCGTCTGGACCCTCACCAACCTCATCCACAACATG GGCATGTACATCTTCCTGCACACGGTGAAGGGGACCCCCTTCGAGACCCCAGACCAGGGCAAGGCGAGGCTGCTAACCCACTGGGAGCAGATGGACTATGGAGTGCAGTTCACGGCATCTCGGAAATTCCTGACCATCACACCCATCGTGCT GTACTTCCTCACCAGCTTCTACACCAAGTACGACCAGATCCATTTCATCCTCAACACTGTGTCCTTGATGAGCGTGCTCATCCCCAAGCTGCCGCAGCTCCATGGAGTCCGGATTTTTGGAATCAATAAGTACTGA